The following nucleotide sequence is from Natronosalvus caseinilyticus.
ACCCCGACTCGAGGTCCGCGACCAGGTCGTCGACCGACTCGACGCCAACGGACACGCGAATCAACGTGTCGGTGATGCCGACGGCTTCCCGCTCCGCTCGCGGGATCGGCTCGTGGGTCATTGCCGCCGGAAGTTCGATCAGGCTCTCGACGCCGCCGACGCTGACCGCGAGGGTGAACTCCTCGAGCGCCTCGAGGAACCGTTTCGCGTCCTCGAGTTCGCCGTCGAGTTCGAACGAGAGGATGCCGCCGAAGCCCTCCATCTGTCGGGTGGCGAGATCGTGCTGGGGGTGAGACTCGAGGCCGGGATAGTAGACGTCGGTGACGGCGTCGTGGCCCTCGAGGAACTCGGCGACGGCCATCGCGTTTGTCTCGTGCTGGCGCATGCGCATCGGGAGCGTTTTGAGCCCTCGGAGGACGAGGTAGCTGTCGAAGGGGGCGAGCATGTCGCCCACCCCGACCTGCTGCTGGAACCCGATCCCCTCGGCGAGGTCGTCGTCGCTCGTGACAACGGCGCCGCCGATCGAGTCCGAGTGCCCGTTCAGGTACTTCGTCGTGCTGTGTGCGACGACGTCGGCGCCCAGTTCGAGCGGGCGCTGGAAGTAGGAGCTGGCGAAGGTGTTGTCCACGCCCAGAAGGGCGTCGTAGCTCCCGGCAATTTCTGCGACCGCGGTCACGTCACACAGGGTCATCCGGGGGTTCGTCGGCGTCTCCATCCAGATCATGACCGTCTCGTCGGTGACGGCAGACTCGACGGCCGTCGGGTTGGTTCCGTCGACGAACGAGACGTCCATGCCGAGGCGGTCCCGAAACACGGACTCGAGCATCCGTCGGGTGCCGGCGTAGAGGCCGTCGCCCGCGACGAGGTGATCGCCGGGTTCGACGCTTGAGAGCAGGGTCGTGAAGATCGCGGCGGTACCCGAGGAGAACGCCATCGCGTGCTCGCCGCCCTCGAGGCTCGCGAGACGCTTCTCGAGGGCGTGTCGCGTCGGGTTCGAGAGTCGAGAGTAGAGAAACTCGCCGCGGTCGGGATCGACGTCCTCAAGGCTGAGGTCGGTGTCGAGTCCAGGGAGAGTGAACGTCGAGGAGAGGTGGATGGGGGTGGTGACGTCGCCCGCCTCGCTCCCGACGCGGAACGGTTCCTCCCCGGCGGTGACGGCTCGGGTCTCGAACGCAGCACGGTCTTCCTGTTCCATACTCGACGACCACGATAGATTGCCGGTAATACCTTTCCATCTACCAGTAATATTTGCCTCGCTCTCGTATTATCGGCAGCTATTTTTCGCCCAAAGAGAGTGTGAATCGAGTCGAGACGCAAACCAATAACTACCGTGCGAATGAATATGCGGCCATGAGTCTCTCCGTCGGCGTACTGGGGTATCGATTCATGGGCAGGGCGCACGCGAACGCGTTCGCACGGCTCCCGATGTTCTTCCCCGACGCGCCGGACGTCGAGCGGCAGGTGTTGATCGGCCGGGACGAGGACGCCCTCGCGGACGCCGCCGACCGCCTGGGATTCGCCTCGACGGCCACCGACTGGGCCGACGTCGTGGACGAAGTCGACGTCTTCTACAACCTCGGGCCGAACCACGTCCACGCCGAACCAACCATCGCCGCCCTCGAGGCCGGCACCCCCGTCTTCTGTGAGAAGCCGCTTGCGCCGACGCTCGAGGCCGCCGAGGAGATGGCCGAGGCGGCCCGCGAGGCCGGCGTCCCCGCCGGCGCCGCGTTCAACTACCGGTTCGTGCCGGCGATTCGGTACGCGAAGAACCTGCTCGAGGCGGGCGAGTTAGGGGAAATCCACCACGTCCGCGGGCGCTACCTCCAGGACTGGCTGGTCGACCCCGAGGCCGAGTGGTCCTGGCGAAACGACGAGGAAATGGCCGGATCCGGCGCCCTCGGCGACCTGGGTTCGCACACGGTTGATCTCCTGCGATTCCTCGTCGGCAGCGACGATCTTGCTGGCGAGATCGAGCGTGTTAGCGGTCACCTTCGAACCTTCGTCGACGAACGGCCCACGGGGGGCGGGGAGACGCGCCCCGTCACCGTCGACGACGCCTACTCCGCGCAGGTCGAGTTCGCGAACGGGACGATGGGCACGCTCGAGGCGTCGCGATTCGCTACGGGACACAAGAACGACCACACGATCGAGGTTCACGGCTCGAAGGGGAGTCTCAAATTCTCCCTCGAGCGGCTGAACGAACTCGAGGTCCTGCGCGAGGGGAATCGGGGCTACGAGACCGTGCTGGTCACCGACGAGGACGACCCCTACGTCGATCACTGGTGGCCGCCGGGACACGTCATCGGCTGGGAGCACACCTTCGTCCACGAGAACTACGAGTTCCTCTCGGCCGTCGATGCCGGCGAGGAGTACGAACCGAGCTTCGAGGACGGACTGGCCGCCCAGCGGGTGCTCGACGCCGTCGAGCGAAGCGACGAGCGCGGCGAGTGGGTGAGCCTCGAGTAGCTGGGAAGCGTCGCGGAACGTATTCTCGACGGGTATCGCTCGAGCCGAAACGAAGATGGGCCGCCGCTCGAGCCGAAACGGAGACTGACTACCTCAGGTCTCTGCACCCAGAACGGTATTGTCGTCGGCATCGCCGAACGCCACCCAGTCGTCGTCCGTTTTGGCCGCGTTCGCCTCACCTGGGCCGAACGTGTACGTTCCCGTCTCTGCTGGCGCCTCCGCGAAGTAGGTGAACGTGGCCGTTTCGCCCGGAATCGTGGTCCCGAAGTAGACGTACTGCACGTCGCCATCTTCCTCGACGCGCTCGACGTCGCCGTGTGCCTCGTCGACCGACCACTCGGCGGGGACGACGTCCCGCACCGTTGCCTCGTGTGAGACCGACTCGACGGTCACGTCCACGCGGTTGGTCTGGCCCGCGGTGAACGCCGACCCGTCGTCCTCTCGAGCGCCCGTCACCTCGAGCGTCTCGGGCGTGTCGGGATCAACCAGTTCGACGTCGTTGTGCTTCGCGAAGTCGCCGGTCTCCGCTCGCCGAACGGCCGACGGTGCGTCGACGAAGCCGGCACCGGCGTTCCACGGCGTGTAGGCGGGGTGGACGTCGCGGGCCTGGGCTTCGACCGTGTAGATGACGTCTGCGGGCGACCAGTCGTGGCCGTTCTTGCGCGCGGCGTCGATCACCAAGGCGCAGATGCCGGCGGCGGCCGGACAGGCCATGCTCGTCCCCGTCATCGGCGAGTAGTAGAGTTCCTCGTCCGGCTCGAGCGCGTCGAGGGGATCGGTCGGGCCGACCGTACTCATCACTGAATTGCCCGGCGCCGCGACGCCGGGGCGATAGAGTCCGACCGGCCGGTACCGATACGGTTCGCCGAGCTGTTCGAACGCCTCGAGGGCGAGCTCGTAGGTGACCACGACGTTGGTCGCGGGTTCGACCTCGATCCAGTAGGTCTCGCCGCCCTCGACGTCCGTCGTCAGCGTCTGGTGCTGGTAGACCGGCTCTTCGCCGAGTTTGGCGACCTCTTCGCCGTCTTTCGAACCCCGGTGGACGGTGAGCGTGATCTGCTCGCCGTCTGGCGTCAACGAGAGGTCGAGTTCGAGGACGTCGGCGTTTTTCGCCGCGACCCACTCGTAGTAATCGCTCCCGGTCCCGGTGGGGCCGAGTTCGCCCGTCCACGACTCGGTGTCGACGACGTACTGTCCGCGAGTCATCGCGGCGTGGAACTTCTCGAGGTTTCGAAGGGCCGTCCGGCGGTCGTAGTTGGTCTCCCGATCCTCGTCGGGCGTTCGCCCGCGCGAGGAGAAGTCCGTCACGTGCTTATCGTCGCGGGTGGCCGCCACGCCGAGGACGTGGGGCGCCTTCGCGAACCGCGAGAGGGTGTCCGGGTCGGGGCCGTCGTTGCCCGCCGCGAAGACGGGGACGATCCCGCGCTGGAACGCCTCCCAGGACGCGACGTTGACGGGGTCGTTCGGGTTGTACCGCATATCGCGGGCGACGCCGTAGGAGTTCGAGACGACGTCGGGGTCGAAGTCGTCGTCGGGGTCGTCAGCCCGGGCCAACATGTGATCCCACGCGCCGACGACGAACGGCAGGTAAACGGCTTCGTTGGTCGAATACACCGACACGCGGGCCCCGGGGGCCATCCCGCGGTACTGCCCGTCGCTCGCCGACCCGTCGCCGGCGACGATGCCGGCACAGTGGGTGCCGTGCCCCAGGTCGTCGGTGTCCGCGCCGGCACCGAGGTCGATCCAGTCCGGATCGGGATCACCCAGCGGATCGTCGACCCACTGCCAGTTCGACTCGAGTCGCCCGTCGAAGTCCGGGTGCGGCCCGGAGAAGCCCGAGTCGATGACGACCGCGTCGACCGACGAGCCGTCGTAGCCGAGGTCCGACTGAACCGCGTCGGCGCCCGTCGCCTCACGCGAATCGTCGTTGTAGAACTCGAGTTCGACGGCCTTGGCGACTCGCCGAACTGCGTCCCAGTCGGCGACCGTCGAGAGCTGATCGCCGGTCAGGGCGGTGTAGGCCATCGGGAGCACCTCGTACTCGACGAGGCCCGCCTGCAGGTCGAGGTCTCCGAGGAGGCCGACCGAGTCGGCGTCGTCGAAGACGACGATGACCTCCTGGAGCGCGTCGCTCGTGGTGTCGAGCTGGTCGTCGAGCACCGACGTGTCCGTGTCGGCCGCCGCGGTTCCCGAAAACGGGAGGAGCGAGGCTACGCCGGCGGCGCCGGCGGTCCTGAGTACTGTGCGTCGGTTTACGTGTCGTGACGTGTCCTCTGACATCGTGGAAGTAGATTCGTATCGGTAGTGGTGCGCTTCGAGACTCGAGCTATCGTTCGGGCCGTAGACTCGAGGCTCGTGGCGGTGAACCGGATTCTAGGTACTCTGACCGACGACGACGTTGGAGTCGCTCGTTCCCGAGATCGCGACCCAGCCGTCGCCTGCGTCGACCTCGGCGGGGCCGAATGCGTAGGTGTCGCTCAGCAGCAGTTCGTCGGGCGCCTCGACGAAGTACTCAACCGACGTGTCGGTGTCGGCCGCGGCCGTCCCGAAGTAGACGTACTGGACGCCCTCGCCCTCCTCGACGCGCTCGACGTCGTCGGAGTACTCGGTCAGGACGTCCCACTCGGCGGGAACGACGTCCCGGAGTTCGGCGTCGGCGCTCGGGTTCGCCGTCAACTCGACGTGGTTGGTCTGGCCGCCCGTGAAGACGCTGGCGTCGTCGTCGCGGTTGCCGTCGACGAAGAAGCCGTCCTCGACGTCGACCGAGAGGTCGAAGTGAACCTGCACGTCGTCGCCGTTGACGCAGCCCGGAATGTTGACCAGTTTCGCGACGACGAACACCGTCTGCTCGCCGGCGTCGCGGCCGAACGAGACCGACGTCTCGGCGGCCCCGTCGAGCCCCTGGGCCCGCCCGAGTACGTTCGGCTCGCCGTTGTCGGCCGGGTTTGCGGCGTCGTAGACGAACAGGTCGACGTGCGGGTCGCCCTTCGCCGCGCCCTTGTCGCCGCCCGAGAGGTGGCTGACCTCGACGCTCGCGGTGACCGTTCCCGGCCCCGCCTGCACGTAGCCCGCTGCAGCGCGCTCGTCTTCGGGGACGTTCAGGCCGACGACCTCGCTCGAGGTACCCGACAGTTCCCGGGTCACGGCGTCGATCGCTGGGCCGGGGTTCACGCGACCGTACCCTTCGAACGGATCGCGACCGCCGAAGTCGTAGGTGGGGACCTTCGCGCGGTGGTGAGGTTCGGCGGTGAGCGCCGTCTCCGATGCGGTGGCGAGGAGCACCTGTTTCAGGCGCATCACGTCGTCGAACGTCGTGTCAGTCGGTTCGGGCAGCGCGATGCTCGAGGGCGCGTCCTCCTCCATCGCCTGCGCGACCAGGCCGGCGGTCCCGTTCGTGTAGGGAGAGGCCATCGACGTGCCGGCCTTGCCGGTGTAGCCCCGTATCGGCGGCTGTTCGTCCTCCGGCTGGTCCGCGACGCCGGTGTCGGCGGCGTTCGCGAGGTCGGTGACGTACCCGCCCGGCGCGGTGACGTCGGGCTTCATGTACGTGTCGTAGTCCTCCTCGTCGATGCCGCCGATGCCGCCGCTCGAGTACGCCGAAATGCCGTCGAGCGGGCCGGTCGCGACCACGGAGATGGCCTCGTCGGCGACGGCCGGCGAGCCGTTTCCGTTCACCGGCGTCGCGGCGTTGCCCGCCGCCGCGACCGTCAGCACGCCCGCGTCGGCGATCTCCTTGATTCGAGCCGGGATGCGGTCGAGCGTGCCCGCCGCTGCGCCCAGCGGCAAGCCGCCGACGTAGCCCCAGGACATGTTGACCGCCCGCATGTTGAACAGGTCGGCGAAGTCCTCGGCGTGTCGGCCCAGGTCCTCGGTCGGACCCGAGAGCCCCTGCAGACAGACGAGGCTCGCGTTCGGCGCGATACCGGAGTGGAAGCCGTCGTGTTCGCCGGTTCGATCGGCCGCGGTGGTTTCGGGATCACAGAACGCCCCGGCAGCGACCGAATCGACGTACGCGGATGTCGCCAGTTCGCCCTCGGCCGTCCGAACGTAGACCGTGTAGGTGCCCGACTCCTCGGCCGGGGTGACCGCGGTCACGTTGTCCTGGACGCCCTCGTCGGTGTCGAGCGTGGTCCGCTCGAGCGTCTGCCCATCGGGTCCCTCGATCAGGACCTCGATGAGTTCGCCGAACGCGGAACCGAAGACGCCCGTCCCGGCGTCGGCGTCGACCTCGTAGGCGAGGTAGTTGCCGGTCACCGCCGAGAGCGCAGTGCGAGGTTCGTCGGTCTGGACCGTGTCCGGGTCGACGGCACTCGCCCGTCCGCTGCCGCCCATGATCGAGGCGCAGTGGGTGCCGTGTCCGTTCTCGTCGCGCGGACGCTCGTAGAACCCGTAGCGCGACCCGGCGTCGTACCAGCCCACCGTCTTGGGGGTGTCGGCCGTCGGCGTCCCGTCGGTTCCCTCGAAGACGACGCTCGAATCGTAGGTCGTTCGCTCGCCCTCGTACGCGAAGTAGGTGCCCGAAATATCGTACTCCGAGAGCGTGTTGATGTACGCCTCAATGACGAAGCGATAGCGACGGTCTGGCGTGACCGCCGCTCGAATCGTCTCCGGCATGTCCGCCGAAGCGGCCCGCGCGGCGGTCTCCCACTGGCCGTCGACGTACTCGTCCAGGCGCAGTTCGAGGTCGTTGCTGTTCTCGACGAACGGCGACCACGAGAGCGAGGCGTCCAGTTCCTCGACGCCGCTGGGCGTCGTGAACTCGTGGTACTTCTCCTCGCCGGAGGCGAACGTTCCCGGCCCCATCGTTCCCGAGAAGGACTCGGTGTCGCCGGTCTCGACGCGCTCGAGGTCGTTTTCGTCTGGTTTCGTGAGTTTGACCTGGTCGTCCTCGACGAACGCCTGGACTCCGTTCCACGGCCCGAGATCCGGATGTCGCGAGTCCAGTCCCGAGTCGGTCAGCGCGATCGTCCGATCGGTTCGGCCGCGATATCCTCGATCCCAGGCGTGACGCGCCTCGAGCGCCCGCCAGTTCAGGTATCGTGGATCGACGTCGTCGGTCGCTCCAACAGTGTTCGTCGCAGCCCCACCGGCCAGTGCCGCCCCTACGGCGACCCCGGTCGCTTTGACGAATGTTCGACGTGAGAACCCGGTTCCCCTCTGCTGATCTCCGTTACTCCCTGACATGGGATGTGAACGCGTATTCCAACGTCCTTGATAACATAAACGGTTGTGACAAACCGATCCAAATGAGGCTACATGTTTGTGGAACGTATAGATCGTGATATATTTTTTGTTGATATTTTCAGGGTTCGTCGAACTATCGAGTCCTGTGAATCACGCTCGAACCCAGAACTTAGCTTTTCCAGCGTCGTCCCGGTCCGCCTCGAGCGTCGTTCAGTCTCGACCGCTAACTATAGTATCTATAGTTAGAACCGAGACTCCAACCCGGGAGCCACCACCGGCCGCAATCGATCGGCAGTATTTTGTCCGGCCCGCCACGAGTACGACCCAGAGAACCGTGTTGTCGGTCGAACTCCACGTCCACTCGTCGCTCTCGTACGACGGCCGCGACCCGGTCGAGTTCATTCTCGAGCAGGCCTCCGCCGTCGGTCTCGACGCCATCGCGATCACCGACCACGACGAAATCGCCGCGAGCCTCGAGGCCGTCGAACGCGCCCCAGACTACGGCCTCGTGGGCATTCCAGGTATGGAAATCTCGAGCAAGGCGGGCCACGTCCTCGGCTTCGGTCTCTCTGAGGCCGTTCCGCCGGGACTCTCCTACGAGTCCACCCTCGAGGCGATTCGTGAGCAGGGCGGCATCGCCGTCGTCCCCCACCCGTTCCAGGAATCCCGGCACGGGGTGATGGCGCGGGTATCGCGCACCGACCTCGCGCAGGCGGACGCGATCGAAGTCTACAACTCCCGCCTGTTGACCGGGCGGGCGAACCGCCAGGCTGAACGCTTCGCTCGCTCTCGAGACCTGCCGATGACCGCCGGGAGCGACGCTCACATCGGCGAGATGGTCGGCCAGGCGGTCACGCGCGTCGACACCGACGAGCGGTCGGCCGACGCGATCCTCGAGGCCATCGCGGACGGACGGACGACGATCGAGGGGAAGCGAACGCCCTGGCACATCAGCTTCCGGCAGGCCGCCGGCGGCGTCAAGCGCCGGATCAAGGGCGGCGTCTTTCAGCTGTTTCGATGACGGGTATGGATTCCGGTTGCGATTCCGATTCCGATTCTCGTGGCGATACCGAGGGACACCCCCTTCAGGGCGCCTCGGCCACCCTCGTCCGCGACGCCCTCGAGACGCGCGACCCCCTCCCCGGAACCGCGGGCTTCGCCGGCTGGATCGACGACACGCTCGTGCGTGACGTCCTCGGGCGCGTTCCCCTATTCGTCGAGGAACCAGTCCTCGAGGGTGACGTCTCGCTTGCCCTCGATCGAGTGGCGTTTTCGCCCGAACCCCTGGCGGCCCCAGCACTCGTTCCCGCGGGCTCCCGCCTGGGACCGTCGGGGCTCGAACGGGTCTGGTCCCTTCCCGAAATCGACGTCTCGGAATCAGCGGTCGACGGAAGAGACGATGCTACCGCCATCGACGCCGTCGACGACGCCATCACCACCGCTATCGACGCCGTCGACGCGCGAAACGTCGCCGTCGCCTTCTCCGGCGGAGTCGACTCGGCGCTCGTCGCCGAGTTGCTCGACGCGCCGCTGTACGTCGTCGGCTTCCCGGACAGTCACGACGTCGAAGCCGCCCGTACGGCTGCCGAGGCGATGGGCCGAGACCTGACCGTCGTCTCCCTCGAGCCGAGCGACCTCGAGCGTGCGACGCCCAGGGTCGCCCGCGCCATCGGGCGAACGAACGCGATGGACGTTCAGATAGCCCTGCCGCTGTACCTCGTGGCCGAACGGATCGCCGCGGACGGCTTCGACGCGATGGCCGTCGGCCAGGGGGCCGACGAACTCTTTGGCGGCTACGAGAAGGTCGTCCACCTCGATCACCGCGTCGAGGCCGAAACGGTCCGCGGTGCGGTTCGAGAACAGATCGAGACGCTCCCGGCCCAGCTCCCACGAGACGTGCTGGCCGTCGAAGCTGCCGGCGTCGAACCCGTCGCGCCGCTGCTCCACGACGCCGTCGTCGAGGCGGCGCTCGCGCTTCCCCCGCACCTGCTCGCCGACGAGGACGTGCGAAAGCGGGCGCTCCGAGCGGTCGCGAGTCGATACCTGCCCGACTCCGTTGCCCGGCGGGAGAAAAAGGCCGTCCAGTACGGCAGCCTCGTCGCTCGCGAACTCGACCGTCTCGCCCGCCAGGCCGGCTACAAGCGACGGATGGACGATCACGTCACGCGGTACGTCGAGTCGCTTCTCTCGAGCTAGCGCTGATGGGTGGAATGGACCGCCGGAATCGACGGCTCGACGGGCGAGGACGCGACGACTCGAGGCGCGGGCTCAGGTCCAGTCGCCGAGACAGCGCGAGGAACAGAAATGCAGGTCGACTGTCTCCGATGGCTCACTCTCGAGGTGCGTCTTGAGCGTGTACGCGATCGAGTCGTTCGTGGCACAGTTATCGCATTCCATACGACGACCATCGAGGTTCCCTACCCTTACTATGGGGTCGTTAACGCCCCTCGAGCGGCGGAAATCCGTCGTTTCGGACGAGTCAAGGCGGGCCTGAACGCACTGGCCTGCCAGAAGTCGCCCGGCCCGAGGGATCCGAACTCCCTCGCGAGAACCTGGACGGGCGGAAGTCGGCCCACCCCGGCGTATCGAAACCCTTACTCCCCGGTGCCCTCAGTGGTCGCATATGAGCGAGGACGCCGTCACCCCCGAGGCCGTCCGCCACGTCGCGGCGCTGGCCCGGGTCGATCTCGAGGACGACGAGGTCGACCAGTTCACCGAGCAGTTCGCCGACATCCTGGCCGCCTTCGAGACGCTCGATTCGGTTCCGGACGTCGAGACAGACGCCGACCTGACGAACGTCATGCGCGCCGACGAGGTCCGCGACAGCCTCGAGACGAACGCGGCGCTCCGGAACGCGCCGGACAGCGAGGACGACTACTTCAAGGGGCCGAACGTCTCCTGATCAGCCATGAGCGAGGACATCTTCATCACCGAGACGACCATCGACGGGGCCGACGACGGGCCGCTGGCCGGTCAGACGGTCGCGGTCAAGGACAACATCTCCACGGCGGACGTGCGAACCACCTGCGGGTCGCGGATGCTCGAGGAGTACGTGCCGCCGTACGACGCCACGGTCGTCGACCGCATCACGGAAGCGGGCGCCACCATCGTCGGCAAGGCCAACATGGACGAGTTCGGCATGGGGACCACCACCGAAACCTCCCACTTCGGCCCGACGGACAACCCCGCCGCGCCGGGGCACGTCCCCGGCGGCTCCTCCGGTGGCTCCGCCGCGGCCGTCGCGGCCAGCGAGGCCGACCTCGCGCTGGGTTCGGACACCGGCGGATCGATCCGCTGTCCCGCCGCGTTCTGCGGCGTCGTCGGGATCAAGCCGACCTACGGACTCGTCTCCAGGTACGGCCTCGTCGCCTACGCCAACAGCCTCGAGCAGATCGGCCCGCTCGCGGCGACCACGGAGGAGGCCGCGGCCCTCCTCGACGTCATCGCCGGTCCCGACGAGTACGACGGGACGACCCGCGAGGATCCCAACGCCGACTGCGGATCGTACGCCGCGGCGGCTGACGGCGACGTCGACGGACTCACCATCGGCATTCCGACGGAACTGCTCGAGGGCGCCGACGAGGCCGTCGTCGAGACGTTCTGGGACGCCATCGGCACGCTCGAGGACCAGGGGGCGACCACCCACGAGGTCAGTCTCCCCTCCGTCGAACACGCCGTCGAGGCCTACTACGTAATTGCGATGTCCGAAGCGTCGTCGAACCTGGCGCGCTTCGACGGCGTCTGCTACGGCCACTCGGGCGGTTATGAGGGCAACTGGAACGAGTCGTTCTCGAAGGCGCGCGCGGAAGGGTTCGGCCCCGAGGTCAAACGCCGCATCCTTCTCGGCACCTACGCGCTCTCGGCGGGCTACCACGACAAGTACTACAAGAAGGCCCAGGACGCCCGCGCGTGGGTCAAGCAGGACTTCGACGCGGCGCTCGAGGAAGCGGACGTGCTCGCGTCGCCGACGATGCCGGTCACCCCGTTCGAACTCGGCGAGAGCCTCGACGACCCGCTCCAGATGTACCTGGCCGACGCCAACACAGTCCCGGTCAACCTGGCGGATCTGCCGGCGATTTCGGCACCCGCCGGCGAGACGGAGGGGCTCCCGGTCGGCATCCAATTCGTCGGCCCCGCCTTCGGCGAGCGCCGCCTTGTCCGAGCGGCGAGCGCGCTCGAGTAGGATCGTTTACGTAAATTTATATACTTGATTTGCGAACCGTGAGACGAATTGACGACGAGAGGTCCCCATGAAGATTAGACCCGATCTGGACGTCGAGTTTACCGAAATCGAGTTCGACGAGTTCTCTCGCGCCTGCGACCTCGTCGAGGAGTACTTCGGCGAGACGATCGACGACGTCGCCCTCCACGCGCCGGTCTCGCGACGCCAGCTCGTCGCCGTGCTCGCGCGCGCCCAGCTCTCGGGCCGACAACTGGCGATCGACGGACTGACCGACGAAGGCGAGATGGTCTACCAGTCGAACGACGAGACGCTCCTCTGGCTCGACGGTGACTTCTGGCTCGACATGCGCGGACTCCACCACCTCAGTCCCGACGAAGGGCGGGCAGCGCGCGAGGTCCACCGCCGCCTGATCGAAGCGATCGACGGCGACGTTCCCTACTACAACCGCGAGCGAGACCCGTTCGTGTTGATCGAACGGCGCCCCGACGG
It contains:
- the gatA gene encoding Asp-tRNA(Asn)/Glu-tRNA(Gln) amidotransferase subunit GatA — translated: MSEDIFITETTIDGADDGPLAGQTVAVKDNISTADVRTTCGSRMLEEYVPPYDATVVDRITEAGATIVGKANMDEFGMGTTTETSHFGPTDNPAAPGHVPGGSSGGSAAAVAASEADLALGSDTGGSIRCPAAFCGVVGIKPTYGLVSRYGLVAYANSLEQIGPLAATTEEAAALLDVIAGPDEYDGTTREDPNADCGSYAAAADGDVDGLTIGIPTELLEGADEAVVETFWDAIGTLEDQGATTHEVSLPSVEHAVEAYYVIAMSEASSNLARFDGVCYGHSGGYEGNWNESFSKARAEGFGPEVKRRILLGTYALSAGYHDKYYKKAQDARAWVKQDFDAALEEADVLASPTMPVTPFELGESLDDPLQMYLADANTVPVNLADLPAISAPAGETEGLPVGIQFVGPAFGERRLVRAASALE